Within the Bacillota bacterium genome, the region GCCCGCCCCTGAATGTCCGCCCTGATACCGGCTGCCGCCAGGTGCTCTTTAAGCACCTCGATGACCTGGGCCAGCTGGGCCTCCCTTTCCTCACGCCGTTTCGCCACCCGGGCGACCAGTTGCCGGTAGCGATCCGGGTCGCGGTAACGGAAGGCGAGATCCTCCAGTTCCCATTTGAACCGCCAAACCCCCAGCCGGTGAGCCAGGGGCGCGTATATCTCCAGGGTTTCATCGGCGATCTTGCGCTGTTTTTCCGGGGGCAGGTACCCCAGGGTGCGCATGTTGTGCAGGCGGTCGGCCAGCTTGATAATCACCACGCGCAGGTCCTGGGCCATGGCCAGGATCATTTTGCGCAGGTTTTCTGCCTGGGCCTCCCGGGAGGACGCAAATCCCAGGCGGCCCAGTTTGGTCACCCCGTCCACGAGCAGGGCCACTTGTTTGCCAAACTGGGACTCGATCTGGGCTAGCGTGACCCCGGTATCCTCGGCCACGTCGTGCAGGAGAGCAGCAGCGATCCCCACCGGGTCCATCTCCAGTTCGGTGAGCAGAAGTGCCACCGCCAGCGGGTGAAAAATGTAACACTCCCCCGAAGCCCGCCGCTGTCCCTGGTGGGCCCGCAAGGCAAAGCGGTATGCCTTCTCCACCAGCTGCACGTCGGCGCCGGGGTAATAGGCGGTAAGTTTCTCACACAGCACCCCGAAGAGCTTATCCGCCGCCCGGAGGAGTTCTTCAGTGTATTCGCTGCGTACCACCCGTTCGGGCAGACTCAACACAATGCCTCCTCATCCTTAACGATTATAGTCGACCACGGCGGACGGTGTCACCTTTCGCCGGTTTGCCCCGCTTCCTCCGGCACTTTCTCGCTTAACTGCCGCACTTGCTCCTCGGCTTTCCGCAACCGGTCGCCCAACCGGCGGGCTTCCTCTTGGGCTTTACTGACCTGCTCGCTCAGGAGGCGTTTCTCTTCCTGCAACTTGCGAACCTGGCCCTGCAGGTCCCAGGTGCGCAGGTGAACCCGCACCCGCTGCGGCAACGCGCTGAGTATGGTGAGGGCCGCGCCCCCCAGGGCAGCCAGGACGATGACCACGGCCTGCGACGTCCGCGCCTCCCAGCCCAGGAAGCGGACTACCACCAGATCCGTATTCTGACCGGCAAACAGCGCAACCAGAACTGCTGACACCAACAACACCATCCAGGCCCAGGTCACATCCCGCGCCCCCCTCGCCCCTCAGGACGTTTTTGGCAAGCCATTCGCCGGCCAGCGCCTGCATTCCTGCCACACGCGCCTGCTGGCCTCCCAATGTACTGGCAACCGCCTGGGCGCCGGAATGGATCGGCCGCACCGGCACCGCGCCGCACCCCGCAGGCGCGGGTGCTGTACGTTCAAGCGGTAAGGCGGCGCACGCGGCGCCTTTCGGCGTGGGCGATGGCTACCAGGGCTTCCTTGTCCAGTTCATCCACGATATAGAGGTGACCGTTGGCCCGCCGGCATAGCCCCTCCAAGAAGGCACGGTTAGGCTCCAGGCCGATGCAGGCGAAGTTGACCCGCGCGGCGGGTATGCGGCTGGCGGCATCCAGGGCGTCGCTCAGGGGATCCAGCGTCCACTTGGGTACAGTGGGGATACCGTCCGAAATCAGGAGCAGCACCGGATTCCGCGCCCGCGCCCGGCGCAGGTACTCCAGGGCCCCCATGATACCCTCCGCCATGGGAGTGAGGCCCAGGGCGGCGATGCGGGAGAGCCCGTGCTCCACCCGGCAGAAACTGCGGCACAGGGGGACGAAGGTTTCCACCTGCCGCTCCTGAAACACCAGCACCGCCACCCGGTCAGGAGTGGCCAGCACCAGGTGTTGGGCCAGGAACTTGGCCGCCCGCAGCCTCCGGCCCGCCATGCTGGCCGAGGCATCGATGAGCAGGCAGATGTCGATGGGGTTGCCCGGCCGGTGCCGCCACACCCGCACGTCCTCGGGCCTCAACACCGCCCGCGGCAACCCACCGGCTGACGCGGGCAACCCGGCCCCGGGGGCCATCGGCATGAGCTGGCGGCGGACGCATTCCACCACGGTTTCGGTGACGGCAAGCTCTCGCGCCCACTCCCCCTTTTCCACGGGTGCAGGACGCATGGCCGGACCCCGTCCTTGCACGGGACGACCCTCGAGACGACGGTTGACGCGGGAGGGCGCCGGAGCGGGGGCGGGAATGCGACGCAGCAGCTTGCGGAACTCAAGCTCGATTTCCTTCCGGCGTTCCCGCACCATCTGCCGCAGGGCCATCCCCGCAGGGGTCAGGGCTACTTTCCACCCATCCCGGCGAACCAGGCCGCGCTGCTGTAACTGCTCCAGGAAACGGGACACCGACCGGTGGGAACTGGCCATCCTGATCACCAGTGAACGCATACCGTCATCCTCGGCCAGCGCATCCAGGGCCCCCTGCAGGTCCCCCACACCGCCCAGTTCCTCCGCCAATTCGAGGGCGAACTCAAGTTGCCGGCTGGCCTGCACCTGCGGGGACTGCTCCCCCGGAGTCTCCTCCCGCAGGAGGGAGTCGGAGAGCGACCGGTAAGGAGAGAGGTCAACCTCGGGACTGCCGGGAGGAGCGGGCGGATCGCATATCACCTTCTCCACCTTGCGGATCTCCAGCCCACCCAGCATCACCTGTTCTTCCACCGCCGCCACGAAGAACAGGAGCAGGCCCATCATCTCCCGGGGGATGCGGGCGGCGATATGGACGTGGTTAGAATGGGCGTAGCGGACCGAGGCCCGCCGCCCGTACTTCAGGCTGCCCGTGCACCGACCCCCGCCCGTTGCCGTCTGGACGTCCACGTAGTCCAGCACCCGGCTCGCCGAGCGGTCGGGGAATTCGTTCATCCAGGGCAGACCGGGGGTGGCGACCCAGGCGTCAACCGCCCGCGCCAGCGCCCTGGCCACCCCGCGGTGATCCACTGCCCCCAACTGGTGAAAGACGTCCAGGTGGATTACGTCTCCCGGCCGGCGGCGGTGGTAGAACACCTGCCCGGCGTCTGATCCCGTCAACACGTGCAGTTCCTGAGGCCGCCGGGGATCCACGGTATGGACTTTCAGGGATGCCACCGCGGCTTCCCCCACGTGCACCCCCCGTCCCGATTCCAGAGCAGACGAAATCACCTGGCCGGCGCTGCGCAGGAACTCGGCATCCGCCAGGGCACGCAACCTGTTCAGGAACACACCCTATTCCTCCCTGACCCAGGCCGCCACGGGCAGTTCCACCAGGGGCCGTGCCACCGCCGGCGGAGAACCAACGGGTGCCTGCAGGGGGTCGGTCAGGGGCGATGCACCCCCCGCTCCCTGTCCACCCGGGCCGCCGCGCCCGGGCCTCCCCTCCCGACCCAATCTCCCCCCGACACTCCCGCCCGGCTCACCCCCCAGCAGGGCCTGCAGCTTATCCCGGGCACGGGCGAACAGGTGGGTGAGGCCACCGTCCGTGTGCTCCTGGGTGGGGGCAGCGGCGGGCACCTGAGCCTCCGCCGTTCCGCCTCCTGGTTCCCGCGGAGAATCGAGCCGGGCCATCACCTCACTCAGGGTGGACATGTCCACCCGGTGGCGCAGCACCAGCGGGGCCACGGCCAGGAAGTCCGCTACCTGCGCCTCTTTCCGGCCCGCCAGGCAGGCATGCATGCGTGCCCCCAACTGCCAGGCCTCCACCGCCCGGAGGCTCTCGAAACCAAAATCCACGTATAGCGAGGCGACCAGAGCGCGCAGGGCGTCGGGCACCACCACCTGGGGCATCCACTGCACGAAATGGCTCCAGCGCGTGCGATTACGTTCCAGGTCGGCAGGGCTGAGCGTGACCACCGTGGGAACCACGGCGTCACCTCCCCGCAACCAGGCATCAGACACCTCCAGGACCCGCCTCACCGCTTCGGGGGCGGCGGGGCGGCCCATATTCACCACCAGGTCGAATCGGTCTGCCAGTTGCCGCCTGATGTCCTCCAGGGGACCAGGGTCCTCGTCGGGATTCGAGGCTGCCCAGACACACGCGTTCACCTCCACCGAGACGACGGGCAACCCGGTCTCTTCGATCTGCACCCTCCCCGGTTTGGTGCCCATCACTCCCAGCAGGACGTCAGTGAGTTCGGGCGAAGTCTCCGCCAGGCGGTTAATCTCGTCCACGAAGATGATGCCGCGATGAGCCTGGGGGATGGTGCCGGGCAGGAGAGCCGCTTCCGCGCCGCAGGCCGATGTCAGGCGACCCAAGTCGATGCTCCCCACAGCGGTACCCAGCTTTGCTGAATGGCTTATCTCCAGAAACGGCATGGGCACCCATTCCGTCCCCAGATCAGCCACCTCTTCCCGACCGAGGTCCCGGTGGTGAGGGCAGTGGGGACGGTCCGGGTGGCAGTTGTACACGCACCCGGCGATACGCAGGATGGGGGGCAGCACATGGCGCGCTGCCCGCAGGATGGTGGTCTTGCCCGTCCCCCGCAACCCCTCTGCGTGCAGGTGCAGGGGGCGACCACACAGCGTTCCCAGGACGCTCATTTCGATGGCCTCGAACAGCGCCTGGTTCCCCGGATAGCGAATCAATTCGTGATAACTCAGCACCGCCCGCACCCCCTGCCTCGCTTTGCGGCATGTATTGTTTCCCGGCGGCAAGCCGGCCATAAGAAGCTTGCCCGGCCAGTTTTTCCCGCCGATGCCATAAGGCAGGGGAGCGGGCTGCCGGCAGCGAAAAGGCAAGCGAGGACTCGCAGGGGAGGGGTTGGGGTGGCAGGGGCGGACCTGTTTGAGCTTTTCCGGCAAAGGGCAGAGCAGGCGGGTGCCCGCGTGGAGCGCCTGCCCGGGCCACAGGAAGCCTGCGCTTACGTGTCCCGCCTGGTAGCAGAACGAAAGCTGGCACCCGTGCTGGTGGCAACCGGCCCCCTCCTGGGGGGAATGCACCTGGTGGCAACCCTCTCAGGTCAGGGCGTGGAGGTCCTGCTGGACGCCGAACCGGGCGCGGACCGCGCTGCCCTGGGGGTAACCGAGGCCGACCTGGGCATCGCGGAGACGGGCACCCTCTACCAGGACGCCACCTCTCTCGTGTTGCGGCTGGCCAGCATGTTGCCCCCGGTGCACGTGGCGGTGCTGCCCACCGATCGCATCGTGGGGACCCTGGAAGAAGCCCTGCCTTACATCGCGGGCCGCGGCCAGCCCCCCGCTTACGCCGCCCTCATCACGGGTCCCAGCCGGACCGCCGACATCGAGCGCGTGCTCACCATCGGCGTGCACGGACCCGCGGAATTGCACATCCTCTGTATAGATCAACCCCAGGCCGCCCAGCGGGCCGCCTCAGCCTGACCCGGGTTCGGCCGCCCGGCCATAGGCGTCCTCCAGCCTGACCACGTCCTCCACCTGGGGAGTGGACACCTCCAGGATCTGCAGGTCTTCACCGGCCCATATCCGGTGAACCGTCCCGGGCGGGATGGTCACCGCCAGGCCGGGCACGATCTCCTGTTCTTCGTCCCCCACCAGCAGACGCCCGCTCCCGCGCAGGAAATACATGCTCTCCAGTTTCTCGCGGTGATACTGCAGGCTCAAGCTGTGCCCGGCTTTGACCTCGATGATCTTGCCCACGTAGGAGGGCGTCACTGCCCACCAGATCTCCCGTCCCCAGGGCTTCTCCACGATCTTCATTAACACCACCCCCCCACGCGGCGCATCAAACACTCCCCGGGCCGAGGCGCCGTGCCTCAGAGCGTCGTACCTGACTGCCCCTGCGCCGGGGCATCATCCTGAACCAGGGTCTCCTGGGCCAGGGCAGCTGCCCCCACCACTCCGGCGTCACGGCCCAGGGCAGCCGGCCTTATCTCCAGCTCCCGTACCAGGTAGGGCATGCCCCCTTCCCGCACCAGGCGCCGCACGGGCTCAAATAGCAAGTCACCCGCCGCCGCCAGCCCTCCTCCGATCACGACCACGTCGGGGTTGAAGGCGTGCACGGCCGACACCACCCCGGCCGCCAGGTACCTCATGGTCTCTTCCCAAACGCGGGCCGCCAGGGCATCGCCCTGTCGCACCGCCTCCACCACCGCAGCGGCCGTCAGGGGCGAGACGGCTGCGAGGACGCTGGCTCCACCCCCGGCAGCCAGAGCGGCCTGCATGCGGCGCACCAGGGCGGGCCCGGAGGCGTACGCCTCCAGGCATCCTCGGCCTCCGCACGGGCAGGGCTGCCCGCCCGCCTCCACGATGAGGTGACCCAGTTCTCCGGCTCCCCCCCGCGCCCCCGGGAAGATGCGACCATCCCACACCACTGCCCCGCCCACCCCGGTGCCCAGGGTAAAGTATACCACCAGGGAGCATCCCTGCCCCGCACCGTATCGTGCCTCACCCAGGGCCGCCACGTTGGCATCGTTCTCCACGGCTACGGGTAACCCCAGCGCATCTCGCAGCAGGTCCCGCACGCGCGCGCCATCCCACTGGCGCAGGTTGGGGGGATTGTACAGCACTCCTTCGCGGGGGTCGAGCGGGCCGGGAAACCCCGCCCCCACCCCCGCCACCCGGATTCCCGCCGCAGCCGCCCGGTCGAGCAGGGTGCGCGCCGCCCTCACCACCTGTCCGAAGGAAACGGCGAAGGGAGCATCGGCCAGGGTGGGCAGCTCCAGGGACTCCCTTACTCGCCCCTGCCCGTCCACCAGGGCAGCCGCCACCTTCGTCCCCCCGATATCCAGGCCCAGCCACACTTGCTCCCCGGCGGCCATCCTCGTCACCCCTGCGTCATCGTCAAACGCGCACTGACTTCCATGCCCCGGAACGAAAGCGGGCCAGGAACAGTGCTGACCTCACCAGCCAGTCCGCCAGCATGGCCATCCAGGCCCCGGGCAACCCCAGACCCAGACCAAACACCAACAGAAAAGTAAGGCAGAGGCGCACCAGCCACATCCCCACCACGGTGATGCCCATCACCACCGTGGTGTCCCCCGCCCCCCGTAACGCCCCGGGGAGGACAAACCCAACCGCCTCCGGGAACTGGGTGAAGGCCACAATGCGCAGGAGGGGGACCCCCAGCGCGATCACGCGGGGATCGGTGGTATATATGCGCAGGAAATAGCCCGGAATGGTGAAGAAAAGCACGGCCATGCCTCCCATGGTGGCAAGGGCAAACCACAGGGCTACATAAGCGCTCCTTTCCGCATCGCCGGGGCGCCCCGCCCCCAGGTTCTGTCCCACCAGCGCGGTGGCCGCGGTGGCAAATCCCATCCCCGGCATGTACGAGAAAGACTCCGCATTGAGGCAGAGCGAATGGGCGGCGTAGGCCACCGTACCCAGGCTGGCCACCTGCCGCGCATATACCAGTTGCCCTGCGCTCGTGAACGCCCGCTCTGCAGCGGCCGGGATGCCCAGCCGCAGCACCCGCCAGATCAGGGCCGTGTCCAGCCCTGCCATCTCCCTGCTTCCCACCCGCAGGCCGGCCCGGCCTGTCATCACCAGGATCATGAGGGCTACTGCCCCCAGGGCCCGTGACAGCGAGGTGGAGAGGCCAGCTCCCACCACCCCGAGGGCCGGGCAACCCAGATTGCCGAATATGAGCACCCAGTTCAGGAAGATGTGGATCACGTTCAGGGCACCGTTGACGTACAGGGGGGTACGGGTATCACCGGCCCCTCGCAAGCACCCGGCTACCACCGTGAACACGAAGAAAAAGGGCATCCCGGGCATGACGGCCCGGATGTACGCCGAACCCTCCGGGATCACTTCCGGTGCCGCCCCCATGAGTACCACTATGGAGGTGGCCAGGGTATATCCCGCCCATGCTACCAGTGTCCCCAGTACGGCAGCGACCGAAACGGTCTGTCCGGTGACCCGTGCCGCGGTGGGAAGATCCCGGGCTCCCACCGCACGGGCCACCAGGGCGGTCGCTCCGATGGCCAGGCCCATGAAGATGGAACTCACGAACCAGAAGGGCTGGAAGCTCAATCCCACCGCCGTAACCGCCACGGTGCTCAGGTGGCCCACCATGGCCATATCCACCACCTGGGTCACCGTGCCCAGGGCCTGCTCCGCCACCACCGGCCAGGCCAGCCGCCACACTGCCCTGCAGAGTTCCGCTCCAGACCGGGATTCTTCCTCTCGCACTGCAGTACCACCTGCGCGGACTTCCCGGCCCGGGCCCCCTGGTGGGCACCTGCCCTCCCCGCCCGAGCCGCAAGGTTAAGCAATTCTTTCGGGTCCCCAGCTTTTCCTGCCGGCGTGCGAGTAGGAAGAAAGCATCACACCCCCGAGATCCCAAATTCCCACCCCGCGCCGATCCTGGCCTTTCCCGTCGCGGTAAAACCGGCTCGGGCAGCCTGGCACGGAACTTGCACGGCCGACCTGCAGGACTCCTCGCACGTGGGTCCCGAGCAAAGGAGGGCATGCGCATGACCACGGCCGAAACAGAGGGCATCGGGCATCTATTCATGCTCCCCGATGTGGACGCGGCCCGCGCGCACTTTCGGGCCAAACCCAAGGGCATGGTGGATAAGGTCACCACCGTGAGCGAGGCGGTGACCCGCCTGATCCACGACGGGGATTACATCGCCATCGGAGGATTCGGGGCCAACCGCATCCCCACCGCAGTGCTGCACGAGATCGTGCGCCAGGGCAAACGGCACCTGGGGGTATCCGGGCACACGGCCACCCACGACTTCCAGATCCTGGCCGCAGGTGGATGCATTGACCGCTGCGACGTGGCCTACGTGGTGGGGCTGGAAGCCCGCGGCCTCTCCCGCGTTGCCCGGCGGCTGTTCGAGGAGGGGGCTATCCAGGCCACCGAGTGGACCAACGCCGCTCTCGCCTGGCGGTACAGGGCGGCGGCTATGGGCATCCCCTTCATCCCGGCCCGCATCATGCTGGGCACCGACACCGTGAGGTACAGCGCGGCAAAGGTGATCACCTGCCCCTACACGGGAATCAAGCTGGTGGCCCTGCCCGCCCTCTACCCGGACGTGGCCATCATCCACGTACACCGGGCCGACCCCTATGGCAACTGCCAGATCGACGGTATCAACGTGGCCGACAACGACCTGGCGCGGGCTGCCAGGCGGGTGATCATCACCACCGAGCGGCTGGTGCCCCCGTCGGTGATCAGGCAGGAACCTCACCGCACGGCCATCCCCTTCTTCTGTGTAGACGCGGTGATCGAGGTCCCATACGGCTCGTATCCCGGCAACATGCCTTACGAGTACTTCTCCGACGAGGAACATTTGCGCCAGTGGCTGACCGCGCAGGAAGACCTCGAGACCTTCCGGCAATTCATGGACAAATACATCTACGGGCCCCGGGACTTCAACGATTACCTGCAACTGTGCGGCGGCATCGAGAAACTGCGGCGGCTGCGCGCCCTGGAACTCGGGCTCGAGCGCCCGAACTCGGCGTGAGGAGGTGCCGAGATGGGTCATCAGGCGAACGAGTATAACCCCATGGAGCTCATGATCTGCCTGGCGGCCAGGTACCTGGAAGATGGGCGCACGGTGGTGGTCGGTACCGGTGCCCCCTGCGCCGCGGCCATGCTGGCCCAAAAGCTGTATGCTCCCAACCTGATCATCCTCTTCGAGGCAGGTGGCGTGGCCCCCATCCTCCCCACCATGCCCATCTCGGTGGGCGATTCCCGCACTTTCTGGAAAGCGTTCATGGCCACCACCATGGACGACATCATGTCCTTCTGCCAGAAGGGGATGGTGGACTACACCTTCCTGGGCGGGGCGCAGGTGGACATGTACGGCAACATCAATTCCACCATGATAGGCACCGACTACTCCCGGCCCCGGGTGAGGCTTCCCGGCAGCGGGGGTGCCAACGACCTGGGGTCTCTGTGCTGGCGGATCATGATGATCACCCCCCAGGATCGCCGCCGCTTCGTGCCCAGGTGCGACTTCATCACCACCCCGGGTTACCTGACCGGACCCGGGGCCCGCGAGGCGGCAGGGCTTCCCCCGGGCACCGGCCCCTACAAGGTCATCACCAATTTGTGCGTCATCGGCTTCCACGAAGAGACCAAGCGCATGCAGGTGGAGAGCCTGCACCCCGGCATCACCCGGGAGCTGGTGGAACAGAACACGGGGTTCGAGTTGCTGTGGGCAGATGAAGTGGGCCAGAGTGAACCACCCACGCGAGAAGAACTCCAGGTGCTTCGGCACGAGGTCGATCCCTACCGCTACATCATCGGCCGCTGACCCGGCCATCTGCGAGCACGGGCGGCAGCCGGCGTCCCCTGAAGATCCCCGGTCTCGGTCTCGCTCCCGCAGCCACACCGCGACCACCCGCCCCCCGGGCAGGGTGCTCGCACTCTTCGTAGAACAACTCTTCAGGAGGTGCGTCGCGGTGCGCGCCCGCTACCTGCTCCTGCAAAAGGCAGAAGCCATCCTGCTGGAAGAAAAGGCAGATAAACTGTTCGGGATAACCCGCCTCCTCGATGCATACCTGAAGGGCGAATACGACGACATCCTGCGGTCCCGGGGCATTCCCTCCCACGCTCCCCGGGAACAAAGGCTGGCAGCGCTCAACGAGGCTCTGGCCCCTTTCACCGACCTGGTGGCAGCCGCCTTCCCCGGCGTGGGGGTCGGGTACTACTCCGCCGGCCTGGACTGCATCCTCACCTACGGACCCAGCAGCGAGTTTGGCGACAAGGTGGGCGTAACGGTAGATGCCGACCACCTGGGCCGGCAGGCCATGGCCCAAAGGCGCGAGGTGGTAGGAGTCGGCTCCATGGTGCGGGGCGACATAATGAATTGCATGCGA harbors:
- a CDS encoding lipopolysaccharide assembly protein LapA domain-containing protein translates to MTWAWMVLLVSAVLVALFAGQNTDLVVVRFLGWEARTSQAVVIVLAALGGAALTILSALPQRVRVHLRTWDLQGQVRKLQEEKRLLSEQVSKAQEEARRLGDRLRKAEEQVRQLSEKVPEEAGQTGER
- a CDS encoding VWA domain-containing protein — translated: MFLNRLRALADAEFLRSAGQVISSALESGRGVHVGEAAVASLKVHTVDPRRPQELHVLTGSDAGQVFYHRRRPGDVIHLDVFHQLGAVDHRGVARALARAVDAWVATPGLPWMNEFPDRSASRVLDYVDVQTATGGGRCTGSLKYGRRASVRYAHSNHVHIAARIPREMMGLLLFFVAAVEEQVMLGGLEIRKVEKVICDPPAPPGSPEVDLSPYRSLSDSLLREETPGEQSPQVQASRQLEFALELAEELGGVGDLQGALDALAEDDGMRSLVIRMASSHRSVSRFLEQLQQRGLVRRDGWKVALTPAGMALRQMVRERRKEIELEFRKLLRRIPAPAPAPSRVNRRLEGRPVQGRGPAMRPAPVEKGEWARELAVTETVVECVRRQLMPMAPGAGLPASAGGLPRAVLRPEDVRVWRHRPGNPIDICLLIDASASMAGRRLRAAKFLAQHLVLATPDRVAVLVFQERQVETFVPLCRSFCRVEHGLSRIAALGLTPMAEGIMGALEYLRRARARNPVLLLISDGIPTVPKWTLDPLSDALDAASRIPAARVNFACIGLEPNRAFLEGLCRRANGHLYIVDELDKEALVAIAHAERRRVRRLTA
- a CDS encoding magnesium chelatase; amino-acid sequence: MLSYHELIRYPGNQALFEAIEMSVLGTLCGRPLHLHAEGLRGTGKTTILRAARHVLPPILRIAGCVYNCHPDRPHCPHHRDLGREEVADLGTEWVPMPFLEISHSAKLGTAVGSIDLGRLTSACGAEAALLPGTIPQAHRGIIFVDEINRLAETSPELTDVLLGVMGTKPGRVQIEETGLPVVSVEVNACVWAASNPDEDPGPLEDIRRQLADRFDLVVNMGRPAAPEAVRRVLEVSDAWLRGGDAVVPTVVTLSPADLERNRTRWSHFVQWMPQVVVPDALRALVASLYVDFGFESLRAVEAWQLGARMHACLAGRKEAQVADFLAVAPLVLRHRVDMSTLSEVMARLDSPREPGGGTAEAQVPAAAPTQEHTDGGLTHLFARARDKLQALLGGEPGGSVGGRLGREGRPGRGGPGGQGAGGASPLTDPLQAPVGSPPAVARPLVELPVAAWVREE
- a CDS encoding lactate utilization protein — translated: MAGADLFELFRQRAEQAGARVERLPGPQEACAYVSRLVAERKLAPVLVATGPLLGGMHLVATLSGQGVEVLLDAEPGADRAALGVTEADLGIAETGTLYQDATSLVLRLASMLPPVHVAVLPTDRIVGTLEEALPYIAGRGQPPAYAALITGPSRTADIERVLTIGVHGPAELHILCIDQPQAAQRAASA
- a CDS encoding cupin domain-containing protein; this translates as MVLMKIVEKPWGREIWWAVTPSYVGKIIEVKAGHSLSLQYHREKLESMYFLRGSGRLLVGDEEQEIVPGLAVTIPPGTVHRIWAGEDLQILEVSTPQVEDVVRLEDAYGRAAEPGSG
- a CDS encoding ROK family protein; translation: MAAGEQVWLGLDIGGTKVAAALVDGQGRVRESLELPTLADAPFAVSFGQVVRAARTLLDRAAAAGIRVAGVGAGFPGPLDPREGVLYNPPNLRQWDGARVRDLLRDALGLPVAVENDANVAALGEARYGAGQGCSLVVYFTLGTGVGGAVVWDGRIFPGARGGAGELGHLIVEAGGQPCPCGGRGCLEAYASGPALVRRMQAALAAGGGASVLAAVSPLTAAAVVEAVRQGDALAARVWEETMRYLAAGVVSAVHAFNPDVVVIGGGLAAAGDLLFEPVRRLVREGGMPYLVRELEIRPAALGRDAGVVGAAALAQETLVQDDAPAQGQSGTTL
- a CDS encoding MATE family efflux transporter translates to MREEESRSGAELCRAVWRLAWPVVAEQALGTVTQVVDMAMVGHLSTVAVTAVGLSFQPFWFVSSIFMGLAIGATALVARAVGARDLPTAARVTGQTVSVAAVLGTLVAWAGYTLATSIVVLMGAAPEVIPEGSAYIRAVMPGMPFFFVFTVVAGCLRGAGDTRTPLYVNGALNVIHIFLNWVLIFGNLGCPALGVVGAGLSTSLSRALGAVALMILVMTGRAGLRVGSREMAGLDTALIWRVLRLGIPAAAERAFTSAGQLVYARQVASLGTVAYAAHSLCLNAESFSYMPGMGFATAATALVGQNLGAGRPGDAERSAYVALWFALATMGGMAVLFFTIPGYFLRIYTTDPRVIALGVPLLRIVAFTQFPEAVGFVLPGALRGAGDTTVVMGITVVGMWLVRLCLTFLLVFGLGLGLPGAWMAMLADWLVRSALFLARFRSGAWKSVRV
- a CDS encoding CoA-transferase codes for the protein MTTAETEGIGHLFMLPDVDAARAHFRAKPKGMVDKVTTVSEAVTRLIHDGDYIAIGGFGANRIPTAVLHEIVRQGKRHLGVSGHTATHDFQILAAGGCIDRCDVAYVVGLEARGLSRVARRLFEEGAIQATEWTNAALAWRYRAAAMGIPFIPARIMLGTDTVRYSAAKVITCPYTGIKLVALPALYPDVAIIHVHRADPYGNCQIDGINVADNDLARAARRVIITTERLVPPSVIRQEPHRTAIPFFCVDAVIEVPYGSYPGNMPYEYFSDEEHLRQWLTAQEDLETFRQFMDKYIYGPRDFNDYLQLCGGIEKLRRLRALELGLERPNSA
- a CDS encoding CoA-transferase, whose translation is MGHQANEYNPMELMICLAARYLEDGRTVVVGTGAPCAAAMLAQKLYAPNLIILFEAGGVAPILPTMPISVGDSRTFWKAFMATTMDDIMSFCQKGMVDYTFLGGAQVDMYGNINSTMIGTDYSRPRVRLPGSGGANDLGSLCWRIMMITPQDRRRFVPRCDFITTPGYLTGPGAREAAGLPPGTGPYKVITNLCVIGFHEETKRMQVESLHPGITRELVEQNTGFELLWADEVGQSEPPTREELQVLRHEVDPYRYIIGR